gagaaaatcagAAGTGTGGTGGCAttcctttttaatcccagcactcaaaggcaggcagatctctgtgagttcaaggtctacagagtgagccaggacagagctacatagtgagatcctgtcagagagagagagagagagacagagagagaatatgaataagataaaaaacaaaaccaaaagaaacatgGAGACGCGGAGTCCATGTTGCCCTGGGCCTGGGTCTTCAAGTACCAGGGACACTCCGTGCAGAAAGCGGATTCCCCTCACAGTAACATTCATCACagacagcttcttggttaggggcgGGGCTCTGTGTCTActttcccttctcagtgctggggttgagCATGTGTGGGTCTTGTGTGTCCTCTCACAGTTTCCGTGAATTCATGTAGTGGGGACTGTGAATTCGTGCCTAGGTACCCTCAATGACAGTGTTTTCAGGCCAGCTGGACTACATATTGACatgatctaaaaataaaaagtaaaaactaagtTAACATTTACAAAAAGCTGGAAAAAGAAAGCCCACAGCGAGCAGAAGGAGAGCAAAGGCTTCCACTCTGAGGTGTTGCTACGATGGAGCCTCCAGCAGCTCCCGTCGGGATCACACTTCTGAGAAAGCAATGGGCCATAGGGCCGAGCATGCTCAGTGTAGAGACGGAAAAGGGATGCTGGAGCTGGTGTCCCTTTCCCCTCTCATGACTTCACTCTGCTCCCTCAGGACTTGTGCCGAGAGCTACACGCCAAGGTGGAGGTGGTGGATGAGGAGCGATACGACATTGAGGCCAAATGCCTCCACAACACGAGGGAGGTAAGCGCCAGGGAGGGTGGTAGGAGGCTAGGCCTGGGCCAGGTGGGCTGGACAGCACGTGGCCCAGCCTGTCAGCTTGAAGCTTTAGCTTCCCACCCTAACCCTGTAGGCCGGATATGGGCAATGGGCGGGAAGGATGGTCACACGTGAACAAACTTCCTCCCCACCTGCCAAGTGAGCTCTTCAGAAGTTGCTGCCTTCGCTCTCCCACACAAGTAATCAGATGTCTGTTAATGACGTCTTGCCTTCCTGAAGGACTTTCATGTGTGGTGCCTCCTTTGATCCTCCCTATATGCCTGTGGGTGACATGGGGACTGTTACCTAACCCTGACTAATGAGGACTCCGAGACTCACAAAGGCTAAGAGCTTGCTTGGCTCAAGTCACAGAACAGGGGTACTAGTATGCACGCAGCTCTCTGGTTCTCCCCTCTCCCGTACTCAGTGCTCCGTCAGCGTGGGGCGGGGCGTGAAAGCATTAGGGTCagccagcagagaaaaatggggaAAGGCGGGACTTCCGGTGCAGGTGGGCTGCTTCCCTACCCACTTCCTCTTGCCAGGAGGGTGATGTGTGATGTCCTTAAACTCCAGAGAATTCCCTCATAGACCACACCCTGGGATTCCCAGGGTCTAGGATGTAGGACTTTTGTACCTGCTGGGTCAGTCTAGGCTCAGCTGCTCTGCAGGCCCCCTGGGCAGGGACTGAGTAGCCAGGCTAAAGATGGAGGGAACAGAGGAAAGCAGTCCACACTCCACACAAGGCTTCCCAATGTGAACGGTGGCTTAGTGACTTTTCGTTTATTTGAGGCTTGGTGACAGGGAAGGGGTGAGATTAGCCACTTAGCTTAAATCTGTGAAAGTTCAGGGTGACTGTTTGGAAAAGGATAGGTGGTTCTGAGCACCTCGGAGAATCTAGCATGGAGCCTGGGAAACTTGGGGTATGTCTCTAGCTGGAAGCCTAACAATTGGATCCCCAGGAAGAGAGGTCCGGGTCTAGCGTCCCCTCCATAGAGCCTGGCGCCTTCCCGCCTACAGATTAAGGACCTGAAGCTGAAGGTCCTGGACCTCCGTGGGAAATTCAAGCGTCCACCCCTGCGCCGGGTCCGTGTCTCAGCCGACGCCATGCTCCGAGCCTTATTGGGCTCCAAGCATAAGGTCTCCATGGACCTACGGGCCAACCTCAAGTCTGTGAAGAAAGACGACACAGAGAAGGTAGGGCCACTCTCCTCAGACTCTTCCTCCTGCCGCCTAGGAGCCTTCACCTATCGCTTCTCACACAGCCCGAGGCGCTCTAGTCAGTCTGTGAACTAGAATATTCTAGAGCCCCCTATGAGGTCCGCATCAGAAGAGGGAAGACGGGGCTGCTTCCAATCTGAGGGGAAGACTGGGCTGACTGAGGAGTTCTGTCTCAGTTCAGAGGCGACTATTGCCCCCGTCGCCATGGCTTCTTGTTGTTGCTGTGGCAATATGAGTGTGTAGAAATTGGAGAACTGGGTTCGATTACTGGCCTAGCAAACAGCAGCGTCAAGCTTGCTGGCCTCACAGTGTATGCCCAGAGCTGACAGGCACTGTGAAAAGCAAGTGTGAGAAAACAATCTCCAGCCCAGGAAGCCTAATGGATGAACAGGCTAGACCGCATGctgacaaaacagaaacaagtctAATGGAGGAGGTGACCCTGAGCTGTGGTGTGTCACACTGGAGGCTGTTATGGGGGTTGGAGGTGAGGCTGGCCTGTGATACACTGGAAATCAGCTCTGTGGCCGGATCACAGCACGCTAGGATCTCCCATCCATACAGCCTCACATTTTCTGTGGAGCCTCAGTCTGGCCAAGGCATCTTCCATCACAGGCTGGGCAGGAGCATCGGGGTTTCTTCGAGGAGGTGGATTCTCTTCCATCTAATGTCTGTTGAGCTCAGGGGCCCTTCGTAGCCCCTGAAGCCTGGTGAGTTTCTAACATGGTTGTGGGTTACCCACAGGAGCGACCAGTGGAGGTGGGAGACTGGAGGAAGAATGTGGAGGCCATGTCTGGCATGGAAGGCCGCAAGAAGATGTTTGATGCTGCCAAGTCCCCGACTTCACAGTAGAGGTGCCTGGGGGAGGGCTCATCCTGGGATCCCTCAGAGTCCCCAGGGCACTCAGGATACATAGGGCATGGGAGGCTGATGCAGTGTGCAGGAGAACCCTTTGTAGTTAGCTCTCTCGGGCGCAGGCGCCCACTCTGGTGCTTTCAGACTCTGGGTATGGCACGCCTTTGTCAGGTCCTCTCACCTGCAAACTGGGGCTTGTACCAGATGGGTGGTCCTGGGCCTGGCAGCTTCCATGTATTCCTAGCTGCAAATGGTTGGATTGGAAACTGTGTGCCCGGGGGACCCTAGGAAATCCTGAGGCCGGCAGAGTCTGAGAGTCTAAGGTTAGATGTTCCCCAAGGCCCTTCCAGCTCTAATTCTCCAAGAGTCTCCCATCTTCCACTGTCCTCGGTGACGTCCTTTGCTTGTATTCACTCAAAGAAGCACCCTAGTCAGTGCTCCAGGGGGACACCAGCTCAGAGAcgctaaccccccccccccaccaaggtTGGGAGGGATTGACAAAGAGGTGGAATTGGGCATTAAAGCCCTGCTGTGGGAGCATGGAAAGGAGGCGCAGTGGGCAGGTTTACAGCAGCACAGAGCAGACAAGGCTCTCTCCCCAGAGCACATCTCAGTTACAGATAGGGGAGGGTtcacagaggaaggggaagggctgAGGGTGCAAAGGTCAGCAGCAGTGGGAAGAACCCAGTCATAGAAGATGAGAGGACCGGCTCCAGCCGAGGAGCTCTGGaagtgtggagagagagggagctcAGGTTCTGGGGGGAGCAGCTGAGGAGCCCCAAGAGTGGCACAAGAGAGAAGCCCCAGGGATGGTGGGGACCATGCGTGCTGTGTTGTCAATCAGTGATGCGTAAATGGCTAGGATCTGTGTGATAGcgtctcctctctgtccttgcaGGTTGGCTTGCTGTATGACTCTGGGGTCATGCTTTGGGCGCCCTCCT
The sequence above is a segment of the Microtus ochrogaster isolate Prairie Vole_2 chromosome 6, MicOch1.0, whole genome shotgun sequence genome. Coding sequences within it:
- the Tnni1 gene encoding LOW QUALITY PROTEIN: troponin I, slow skeletal muscle (The sequence of the model RefSeq protein was modified relative to this genomic sequence to represent the inferred CDS: substituted 1 base at 1 genomic stop codon), producing MPEVXRKSKITASRKLMLKSLMLAKAKECWEQEHEEREAEKVRYLAERIPTLQTRGLSLSALQDLCRELHAKVEVVDEERYDIEAKCLHNTREIKDLKLKVLDLRGKFKRPPLRRVRVSADAMLRALLGSKHKVSMDLRANLKSVKKDDTEKERPVEVGDWRKNVEAMSGMEGRKKMFDAAKSPTSQ